In the genome of Polaribacter sp. MED152, one region contains:
- a CDS encoding DUF58 domain-containing protein, which produces MDTKEILKKVRKIEIKTKRLSNDIFGGEYHSSFKGRGMTFSEVRQYQFGDDVRTIDWNVTARYNEPYVKVFEEERELTMLLMVDVSGSEFFGTTNQFKKDTITEIAATLAFSATQNNDKVGLVLFSDDIELYIPPKKGKSHVLRIIRELIEFKPKSKKTNISVALKFLSSVLKKRAIVFMLSDFMDDDYEKTAKIAAKKHDLTGIRVYDKHDEEIPNLGMVPMLDSETGTIQYVNTSSKTTRNNYKANALRLTDYYTNTFQRSGAGTINTRVDESYVKKLLGYFKHKGR; this is translated from the coding sequence ATGGATACAAAAGAAATACTTAAGAAAGTTCGTAAAATAGAAATTAAGACAAAACGTTTGTCTAATGATATTTTTGGAGGTGAATACCATTCATCTTTTAAAGGACGAGGTATGACTTTTTCTGAAGTTCGTCAATACCAGTTTGGAGATGATGTTAGAACCATAGATTGGAATGTTACAGCACGTTATAACGAACCTTATGTAAAGGTTTTTGAAGAAGAACGTGAGTTAACCATGCTATTAATGGTAGATGTTTCAGGGTCAGAATTTTTTGGTACAACCAATCAATTTAAAAAAGACACCATTACAGAAATTGCTGCAACACTAGCCTTTTCTGCAACTCAAAACAATGATAAAGTTGGTTTGGTTTTATTTTCCGATGATATAGAGCTATACATTCCTCCTAAAAAAGGAAAAAGTCATGTTCTTAGAATCATTAGAGAATTAATTGAGTTTAAGCCTAAAAGTAAAAAAACCAATATTTCAGTAGCCTTAAAGTTTTTATCTAGTGTTTTAAAGAAAAGAGCAATTGTTTTTATGTTATCAGATTTTATGGATGATGATTACGAAAAAACGGCAAAGATTGCTGCCAAGAAACACGATTTAACAGGCATAAGAGTGTATGACAAACACGATGAAGAAATTCCGAATTTAGGAATGGTACCAATGTTAGATTCAGAAACAGGTACAATACAGTATGTAAATACATCATCTAAAACAACCAGAAATAACTATAAAGCAAACGCTTTAAGATTAACAGATTATTACACCAATACTTTTCAAAGAAGTGGTGCAGGTACTATTAACACTAGGGTTGATGAAAGTTATGTAAAAAAGTTATTGGGATATTTTAAACATAAAGGAAGATAG
- a CDS encoding BatD family protein, with translation MKKHILYIFLWISAIGFSQTSMVSADIETSNIRIGEQFSYKIVINETENVILPKLELQGLEVIDSAKVDTINNKLIQKYILTGFDSGAYYIPQQQIFIKNQAYLTDSLLINVATVAVDTTQIKKYPIKSIKKEPFVFDDFKIYIYLLIAALLIIGFWIYWFVIRKRKTQEEEPTYRALPPYEEAMYRLNELDEKLLWQNNKTKQYYSELTEIIRGYIERELKVPALEKTSDEIIETLKDFYDAKTIRTSQATIQKLKELFQEADLVKFAKSKPLALEIEEDRKDAEAIVGDLKPKIISKDDELE, from the coding sequence ATGAAAAAACACATTTTATATATTTTTTTATGGATATCTGCCATTGGTTTTTCACAAACCTCAATGGTAAGTGCAGATATAGAAACCTCTAATATTAGAATTGGTGAACAGTTTAGTTACAAAATTGTAATTAATGAAACCGAAAACGTAATTTTGCCTAAGTTAGAACTTCAAGGTTTAGAAGTTATCGATTCTGCTAAGGTTGATACTATCAACAACAAGTTAATTCAAAAGTATATTTTAACAGGTTTCGATAGTGGAGCATATTACATTCCACAGCAACAAATATTCATTAAAAACCAAGCATACTTAACAGATTCTTTATTAATAAATGTAGCTACAGTAGCTGTAGACACAACTCAAATAAAGAAATACCCAATTAAATCCATTAAAAAAGAACCTTTTGTTTTTGATGATTTTAAAATATACATCTACCTTTTAATTGCTGCCTTACTAATTATAGGTTTCTGGATTTACTGGTTTGTTATTAGAAAAAGAAAAACACAAGAGGAAGAGCCAACTTACAGAGCATTGCCTCCATATGAAGAGGCTATGTATAGGCTGAATGAGTTAGATGAAAAATTGCTTTGGCAGAATAACAAAACCAAACAATATTATAGTGAGTTAACAGAAATTATTCGTGGTTATATAGAGCGTGAACTTAAAGTACCTGCTTTAGAAAAAACATCAGATGAAATTATAGAAACTTTAAAAGATTTTTACGATGCTAAAACCATTAGAACATCACAAGCAACAATTCAAAAGTTAAAAGAGCTATTCCAAGAAGCAGATTTAGTAAAATTTGCAAAATCGAAACCTTTAGCTTTAGAAATTGAAGAAGACAGAAAAGATGCAGAAGCTATTGTTGGCGACTTAAAACCTAAAATTATTAGCAAAGATGATGAATTGGAGTAA
- a CDS encoding VWA domain-containing protein — MNWSNFEFLNPEFLWLLILIPLLALWYFFVRKKDAAVLTVPSIKGFKTKASFLAKLKPILYVFRLLALAAIIVALARPRNVSVSKRTKTNRGIDIVMAIDVSASMLARDLKPNRLEALKKVAVDFVDRRPNDRIGIVVYAGESFTQTPITSDKTIVKRTINRLQWGQLEGGTAIGMGLGSRVNRLKDSKAKSKVIILLTDGVNNAGNIDPTTATELAKELGIKVYTIGIGTNGMADFPWSKDPRTGMLNFRKQQVQIDEDLLKNIAEETQGKYFRATDNTSLKEIYDEIDALEKTKIEEFKYYNYQEMYRDLVFLALGLLILEFLLRNTLFKSFI, encoded by the coding sequence ATGAATTGGAGTAATTTTGAGTTTCTAAACCCAGAGTTTTTATGGTTGCTAATTCTAATTCCGCTATTAGCATTATGGTACTTTTTTGTACGCAAAAAAGATGCTGCAGTATTAACAGTGCCAAGTATAAAAGGCTTTAAAACCAAAGCCTCTTTCTTAGCGAAGTTAAAGCCAATTTTATATGTTTTTAGATTATTGGCCTTAGCAGCAATAATTGTTGCACTTGCAAGACCTAGAAATGTATCTGTAAGCAAAAGAACTAAAACAAATAGAGGAATAGATATTGTTATGGCTATAGATGTTTCTGCAAGTATGTTGGCTAGAGATTTAAAGCCAAACAGACTAGAAGCTTTAAAAAAGGTAGCCGTAGATTTTGTAGATAGAAGACCAAATGATAGAATTGGTATCGTAGTTTATGCAGGAGAAAGTTTTACGCAAACACCAATTACTAGTGATAAAACCATTGTAAAAAGAACCATAAATCGTTTGCAATGGGGTCAATTAGAAGGTGGTACTGCAATTGGTATGGGTTTAGGTTCTAGGGTTAATAGATTAAAAGATAGTAAAGCCAAAAGCAAGGTTATTATTTTACTTACAGATGGTGTAAATAATGCAGGGAATATAGACCCTACAACAGCAACAGAATTAGCAAAAGAATTGGGCATTAAAGTTTATACAATTGGTATTGGTACAAATGGAATGGCCGACTTTCCTTGGAGTAAAGACCCAAGAACAGGAATGTTAAACTTTAGAAAGCAACAAGTGCAAATAGATGAAGATTTGCTGAAAAATATTGCAGAAGAAACACAAGGGAAATACTTTAGAGCTACAGACAATACATCATTAAAAGAAATCTATGATGAAATTGATGCTTTAGAAAAAACAAAAATTGAAGAATTCAAATACTATAACTATCAAGAAATGTATAGAGATTTGGTATTCTTGGCCTTAGGTTTATTGATTTTAGAATTTTTATTAAGAAACACATTATTTAAGAGTTTTATTTAA